Sequence from the Miscanthus floridulus cultivar M001 chromosome 16, ASM1932011v1, whole genome shotgun sequence genome:
ctaaaacacttgaaatataggcttgcaacatgcgtatttTATCATTGCAACATcaaagatctacttttgcaacatccagataaaacacttgaaacaaaagTCTGAAATGACTGTAATACTTGAAACATATTGTTCTCCCGCGCGGCCATGGCCAACCTGGTGGGGAACCGCGGTTCCGGCGGCAACCTCCTCTTGATGGGGCCGGGTTGATGGTGGCACGGTGCACGCCATGGCCGCGACGGGCGAGGTGGACGCGACGCGGCGGTGGACGCCTCGCGTGATGCAGCGCGTGATTGGGGCGGGCGTCACAGGATGGGGTGCAACAAGGGATGGTCGGGAGTGGAAAAATATTCTGGACAACGCAGATAGATGAGTTGGGGAGCGGAATCGGTTGGAGAGGCCACAGGCCCGTTGATGTTGGGCCCGCTGCGCAGGCCCGGAACCTCACAGGAGCATTAGTGTGTGTTTTTTTGGCGAGGAAGAAACAGTTTAACACTTGCAATAGGAAAATTAGGAAGATCTGAGTGCACAGAACCAATTGAAGATCGATAATGGGACGACAAATATTTCTCGTAGAGCTTTATTTCATACAAAAAACAATGCAAACTGTCTCGGATACACGTACTACGTATGCAGTATGACACTGCATACGGGTAGTATCCCCAACACTGTGCATCAACTATATATTCACGCTGCAGTAAAAATCGTGAGTACATCATTCTTCGCAAGGAGCTGGCGCAGCCTCTGGAGCGGCGACCGGGGCGGCGACCGGAGCACCGAGCGGAGCCATCCCAGTCATCATGCGGCGGTTCCCAGCCTGCTTTTGCACCTCGCACAGCGCCGGCAGCGACATACCTACACCCATCATCAGTTTCGTACCGTACGTTAGAAAATCGTCAACTCCGGGAAGAGATTAAACCGTTAATTGATCAATGCAGGACATGGATGGCAAGCATGCATATTCGATTCCCTGTAGTGATCAGATCGTATATACGGCGGGCGCGCGCGTGCACGCACCTTCAGCCGCGGCGACGGTGGCGTAGAGGTCGACGACGTTGGGGCACCCGTCCCGGCACGCCGACGAGCAGAGCGCCCGGAAGGAGCGGCGGTCCTCGGCCGTGGCGCTGGCGACGGGGAGGCCCAGCGCGGCGCGGTCGACCCCGCAGGCACGCACGCAGGCGTCGGTCTCTACCCACTCGGCCAGGCCCCGCGCGCCGCCCACCGCCGACGTCTGGCACCGGTGCACGCCCTCGGGCGTGCGCTCCAGCACGCACCGCCTCCCGCCTGACGACACCGCGAACGCGCACACGTCCGGCGGCAGCTCCTCGCACGCCAGCTGACCACCTGCACCATGCATCCACCATTGATAAGCAAAACAAAGAAAACGACTTTAACCGTTTAacgtggcagcggcagcagggATATACGTACCACGAGCGGACTGCACAGCGACGGCGAGGACGAGGAGAACGGCGAAAGCGGCGGAGGAAGCCATTGACGCGGGCTATGCTTTGCCTGAGATCAGCAATCTGAATAGCCAAAAGGCACAGGCTAGCTGGAGAGTCGTACTTGGTGTGTGCTGAATGCTGATGAGTCGGTGAAGGAGCTGTGAGTTTATATAACAGTCACGCACGCGCGAGTCATCTCTCACGTCTGAGTGTGACAAGCCGAGACGACGCGGCACGCTGTCTAGCGATGGTCTGAACTCTGAACCGCAACACACTGCCTGCCGTGCCCGGCCCCTCTGTCTCTCTGACTGCAGGTGCCCTAGATTTCTCAGTACATCCTTTCGTAGAGTGCCGGTGATCCACCGTATCTCCGATTGTGTTTCACGGGAAAAGGACGTCTATCGGCTCGACACGTCGCACACGTCGCACGGGAGGCGATTGTGATAGGTTCTATTAAAATCCGGCGTGAACTATTTTAGTGATCGGCACTTTGCAATCTGCCACACTGCCGTGTCGTCGCATTCGCTTCACCAGGTTATTAGCGGACGACGGCTCGGTCCATCAGGGTGCACTATTTTAGTGAAGCCTCACTGAAAAAACCAACCCAACCGTATGGACGTGCAGTCGGGCCTTTTTGTCACCAGTCGCTGCATGGTCTCCGTCTCTTCCGATGGGCTAAAGTACAGATCGGGCTGGCTTGCTCCGATTGGACGCACACCACCGAGCTCGCAGGAACACGTTATCAGATTTTCGGCGAAAGGTGCTACCAAATCAATTGAGTTGAAGCACGCAAGCGCCTGTGGCAGTCAAAAGTTTAACCTTTTATTACAAATAATACAATAGTAAGTTAGTATGTTGGCCCATAGGCATTGACCAATGTACAGATATTGCACCTAAAATATAATATAATTTCACACTCGGTGGCACAAGGATTGTGCATTTGTTTTGATTTGCTTAGCAGAAGACAATAGGAGATGTTCATCGACCTCCCGCAATGCTACCTAAAACACACCCTCTAATTCTCTGTTCAGGTAGCTACCCATTTCAAACTATCCAGATTTCGTGGTTTACTCCAGCAACATTATCTAGAATAGATCTCCCAAATCCATCCTTacagaggatgacatgtgggaccgacCCATCATTATCTCTCATCTTCTTCCCGTTGATGGCCGGAGCAGAGATCAGGCGGCGTCGGGGCGGGCTTGCTGGAGTCACGCCAAGGGTAGGACCGGGGCCGCGCTGGGGCTCGTCGGAGTCACGCCGGGGGCAGGCCAGGTGAAGGTCGCGAGTCGCGCCGGTGGAGTCGTGATTCACGCTGGTGGAAGCAGGTGAAGAAACAGGGGAAAAAGTAGGAGGAGTGGAGTAGGAAGCCAGTAGGGGTTGAAGGAGGAAAAGTATGGGGCCAGCAAAAAATAGACAGTGTAGCAGGGAGGGTCTGTTAGagcagttttttttttacctCCACTGTCTAAATTAGAAGTAGGGGTCAAATAGGGGGCGTCGATGGACATCGTTTTTCTTCCCAAATAAGAAAAGAAGATCCGTGCGGCTGCTACATCACTGTCACCTTCCATCCCCTCACCATCATCTAAACTTTCTACTACTCCACCTGTTTTAAATTATCAGATGATTTTATTTTTTAGATCTATATTATTTTTATCATAtatttagacatagtgtatattatATATAAGTGTGTAGCAAaatctatatatctagaaaaatcaaaacatcttataatttaggatgtGAGAGCATCTTAAGAGTACCCAATATTTTTATCCTAAAAACATAAAGTTTTGCATCTCCTAAAAAGTATTGAGAGGAATAAAGAATGACATCTTTAAAAGTTTCCAATATTTTTGTTGCAAAAAGTTTTTTCTGCAGCACTTTTTTTCCTCGACCCAGTCCTAGATTTATGACGTTTTTCTATACCCGTTTAAGCCCTTCCACCAATTCTTTCTCTCTTGCGTTTTTCTCACCTCAAACCTTGTCTTTCGTCCTTTTCCTCTAGCACTCGCGCTCAAGCGAGTGAGGATACGCGCAATCGTGCGTATGTTTGCGCGCTGGGGAGCTCGGTTTTGCAAGCGTTTTGGAAACTCTTAGAGATGGTCTGAGTAGTAAGAGCATCTCCTAGAGTTTTTAATCTTAATTT
This genomic interval carries:
- the LOC136514108 gene encoding uncharacterized protein; its protein translation is MASSAAFAVLLVLAVAVQSARGGQLACEELPPDVCAFAVSSGGRRCVLERTPEGVHRCQTSAVGGARGLAEWVETDACVRACGVDRAALGLPVASATAEDRRSFRALCSSACRDGCPNVVDLYATVAAAEGMSLPALCEVQKQAGNRRMMTGMAPLGAPVAAPVAAPEAAPAPCEE